A region of the Apium graveolens cultivar Ventura chromosome 6, ASM990537v1, whole genome shotgun sequence genome:
tcttaatgagctatattagaAACGTTGTGTAATTTGGTAATGTCTTGTATTAAAATAATGATAAACAATCAATttgtatttgatatacgttagacatagtacaacatttacaaataagaaaacaactaagagcaactccaacaacCTCCCTGCATTTTCACtacaaataatataaataaatgagCTCCCAATTATTTAAAAGCCAAAATCAAACAATTTCTCCAACAATTCTCCTTAAACTCACTCTCTATCTATCTTTTTACTCATTAAAGTCATTTATGTTAAATAGACCGGTAAGAAagatataatataataatagttgaggagggggtattcactcctaaaagtgaGAAAGCATTCGAAGCTCCCAATGTTATAGAGGGGGAGAGAGCTTGTTTGAGAGAAATTTTATCTCAATTTCTTCAATATTTGACTTAAGAACCTATATAAGGATAgtgttggagttgctctaagaCCATTATCATTGCACGATGcataaaaaaactctagaaaatgactCGTGCCTCGCACGAGTTATTATGCTAGTTCCACAAGATTCAGCGGCAATCCAACAACGTTAGTAATGTATTTCTTGGTGAAAAGGTTTGGGAAAATGCGATCTTGTGCATTTTCCCTAGCCTTTTTTCTGAAGATGGTCCTGGTGCTTTCTGGTTTCGACTTCAAGAGTTTAGATGTTATATTGTGCTGTATGAAGTTGATGAGTACAAAAAAAATGGTTGGTAGCTATGTTGTATATTTTGTATAAATTTACCATCCCGTGAGTAATTATGAATAGGAGCCTCTTTCAGCACGTGTTTCCTCCTTTTTCCCGACAAGACTAGTATTCTAGTAAACTAATGTAATAATATCCAGAAAATGAATTTtgtttttttagaaaaaattatCATCTAATCGAAAAATAAACAAATTATTCTCAGAAATTCAAATAACAAAATTTTATCGTTAAAAAACAGAAAACTTCCTCTGAACAACAAAAccaaaaaaattagaaatatTAATAAAATGTAAAGAATAAAGATATTTTTGGAAATTGTAGTAGTTAACCATATTTTTAGACTTTTTCATCCAATGTTGTTGTATTTATGCCTAGACTagggctgtcaaacggataattcggatcCGGATCTGCCTATATCCGGATCCGGATCCGCCTATATCCGGATCCGGATCCGAATCCGAAAATCCGTATCCGTATCTGTATTCGAATCCggaaatatttaaagaataatatccAAATTCGGATCCGACGGATACtatccggatacggataatatccggatccgaatctgattttcaatcagatttttttattttatattaaaaataaaaaaaaattgaaaaaaaataaaaaaaatatatagttaaaaataaaagttcattgttaaaaattaaaataagtgataaagtgatttaattatattttaaattttcaaaaattaattttatttttcttttcaataTAAACGTATTCTTTAAATTGTTGAACTCAAATGATTTTTttctatatgtctataaaatttgtataaacataatatttaatatatatatatgtgtgtgtatgtgtgtatacataaacacactataaatttaatataatatattttcaaattatttaaatatttaaatataaaatatatttattcggattcggatattatcggatacaaatatgcctatatccgtatccgtatccgcaatcgtcggattcgaatacggataatatccgctttgtgtcggatacggataatatccgctttatttcggatacgaatgcggatttttcggacgaatatcggatttttcgaatttttttgacagccctaGCCTAGACTTCATTCTCATTCTCGTCTAACTGTTGTATATTATGTTAGGTTAAACATAACCCAACAAAAAAATTAAACCTTAAAAAATTATATCACAACCATAATTATCACAAAGAGAATCAAGTAAAAGACTGATTCTTCGCACAAAATCCAGATGTCTACTACTGGTACCACAATTCGTTCAGTAAGAAGCAACTTCACACTTTGTTTTACCAAGAAGATGAAAAAATGCCTACTTATTTAAAACCATACTCTTAAATAAAAGTGAACTGAAATAATTTTCTTGGCCAAGGACCATAATGTCAGTAATTCAGTAATTGATAGTTTCTGCGTGAGTATTTTTGTAGGTTTCTGTAGGTTTAAGTGAGAAATGCAGTAGATATAACAGATAAACAGAGAGATATAGAATATTACAGGTGGAAACAGATAAATTTAGGTAAAATATGTAGACAAGAGAACAGTAATCAGGTAAGAACTTGCAAAGAAAGTTAAAATTTTCTAGAGAGCCAGAGAGATGCAGTAGAGAGGGAGTGTGGTAAAAATGTATCCCATTTTCATATATTCAGATCATAATGACAAGTTCCATGTATAACCCCAATATTTAGTACTCAAAACATATAATTAGCTTCCACTTCTTAAAAATGGTGGCCCCTGCATTCACAACAACTACCCCAATCAAAATGAGCCAAATTCATAGATTTTAGTGCTAAGCATGTGCCCATGAACACACACTAGACAAACCTTTCTTTCGTTATTAAAACTAACCTGCGCGTCACTATTATACTTCCTGACATCACATCCCCTTAAACCATGTAGGAAAATTACACCTACGTAAAACCTTCATCCTCCCAAGCTGCCTCATGATGAACACTAAAGCCTGTAATTTATGATAAACCATCTTATGATATTTTGAATACTCCTGCTATCCAGAGGCCTTAAAACAAAGCTACCATATTCAGATACTTGAGGTAATTGTTGATGTACCTTGTTTTTCCCAGTAGCAACAATCTCTAGTACCCTTTCTGATATATGATTTTAGTACTACAACAATCTGATTCCTGATTCCAAACTCATACCGCCTCGCGAACCAAAAGATGCCTAAGGCATTGGTGCAAACCCCGGTGGACCCTTTCAGTGTTGCATCAGACTGAGATGGTATGCTTTACTCAAATTCAGTCTGGAACCAGAAAATTAAACAGAATTTTCCTAAATTTACTAAGAAATAGGTTGTCCTTATCACTAACAATGGTTTCTACTAAGCCAATGGAATGGGGAAGAGCTATAAAATGGCTCCCATCCATCGCAACCCAAAAAATATCATTACCTTTAGATTTGGGTAATTCTTATGATAAAATCCATAGAAAAAATGGTCAAAATAAATTTTGGTGTGCTCTTGTCCCAAGATGTCCAAGGTTGCCGCTAAGCTAACCGGATAAACCTGTGAACTCTTGTTCTTGCAGTGGACAAACCTTTGGCTAGGTTGTCGGATTGAATATTTTTCTTTGTAACTACTATTCCTTTCTGGGTAGATATTGCATATCGCTTTTAGCAAATAGCGAAAGCCCCAGAAATATCAATTCCAAATTGTTACTAGAGAAAAGACCGGGATATTGCATTTAAGAATTTAGTTCAAGGGGCTCAGAATATCAAGGGTGATTTTTCCTCGTATGCAATGGATGAATGCTCTATTACTTTAGAACCAACATCCTATCCACCCAGAAAATACTTATAAAATTTCAGAAGAGAGAGAACAATACAAGACAATTTGGAATGTTCATGCCTAagtatcattattattattaggCAACAACATATAGAAAAAAGTTATAATCAACTGCAATATTAATAAACATTCTCTTTCAGCCAAGGCCAAAAGTAGAACCCACTTCGAGATTGCCAAGTCAGGTACTTGTGCAGTTGTGCTCACGCTCACACAAGGGCCAATAGTTGGAAATTGTGTAACAATACGCATCATCAATTAAGAAAACAATCCTTGCGGAGGTAAACCTATTCATCTCATACAAAAATTAGTGCTTGGTAAATCTTAATTCAACTGCCAGATCTCATCTAAATTAGGATCTTTATTACTGAAAGATTAGTATAAGAGAAGTTAGTAAGATACAGTTAATGAAGGAAAAGGAGCATTTTACTAGACCAGCCTCCGAAGGAAGGCTTACTAAGCCCTTTAAAAATCAATGTTTTTCTTTTTTCCAGATGAAAAATAATTATACTTATTGTAGCCAAGATCCTTCTAACTATGAGCAGAATATACAAGTACCACTGAATGTATGTTTACTGTAGTGAACTCAATCACGATGCAAAGAGATTATTAATCAACTATCTTCGGTAAAAATCTTCTAGGAGATATTTAGCAAGTCCAGAAGACGAAGAACAATGATGTGTAAAAGCTTGGTGAATATACCACTACAAGCTTGTTTCATATAGGAAACAAGTCATCCTTCAGCAATCTGAATATATCTCTTCAACTTATAGTCACAAGGATAGCTATTGTATTAACTGTCTCACAGTGAAACATGGATCAGAATACATATCATATCTATTGTTTGTGAATTTTATAGTTCTTTGGTGCATATATAATCACTTTAGTTCAAGATTAAAAAGAGTTTTCCATTGGTCTCAGATAGTTATCCTCTACCAAGAGGAAATCTAAATTAAGAACAGAGACTTAGACCCCCTCTTGCAGAAGCAGACTAGCATATGGAGAGAAGGTGTGATTATGATATGACAACGGGGTTCATACACTAGAGACGAGCAGCATGAGCCAGTGATTGCAGAATCATATGGAATCATATAAGAATTTATAACATCATAATATTCAAAAGTAGACCAGCTGTTAATTGATTAGGAAAAAAAATATTACCTTCCACCACATGTAACAATATCCCATTGCTCCAAGGGCCGCCACTGGCATTAAATATGAAGAATATCTTCCTGTGAGAAGAACTGAGAAGTTCAAACGCAAGTGCAAATTGCTATAAGTACATTTAAAAGCTAAGATATCATCCATGTCCATTAATAGACTCTATCAATTTGTTGAATCAATTGACGGAGTGTAGCTTAAACTTATATACAGCTGATAATCTTCCGACCTTAAATCACCAGGGAGAATAGTCCACAATTAGTGGAGGTCTATCTTTAATAAGATATGATTAAGAGAATTCTGTGCAGAAGTGATGACAAACAGATGTACAGAAGTAGAAACAGGAGAAACTTAGAAGTTTAATCAGCTACATGCCTACTTTCCAAATTTAAACCTAGGTTACTTAAACTAAACTGCATTACCTATCAGTTAATAAGAATATCAAGTTACAATGATCCCAAGCAGAACATTAGATAAGGTATGCTACAAGCACCGGACTGTCTGTTGTTAATGTTCATGGAAAGCAAGTGCTTGAAATGATTCATTTTTCATACCGCTAGAGCTTGAACTTCCGGTATAGATAGTTATAGGTATGCTAGGGTCATACATGATGTCATTCAATCCCATAATTCAATGATGTCAAACATGATTGTCCTTCCACTAAGATTCTACAAGAAGGGTTCCCTGGGTCATGTACGACAACTGAGTGCATGTATGCAGTTAACATGGTAAGCAAACAATGCTTCTACAACGATACCAATGTCAATAGACCATTCTCCCTCTTCCAAACCTTTTCTGAAGGGACCCAAAATCAGCTTTCTAATGGTTTTAAATAGTTTCTTCCAATACCAAAGTTTAGTCCTGGAATCTGTAAACCTGTGCAATATTGTGCTGACTTTGAAAATTCATGTAAGTAATTTTACAACGCTAAGTCTAAAAACATATTACAACTTTAGAGAAGatttatcaaaattattttcATTTCGTAATTAAAACTCAAAGCAAAAATTGATCAAGGTGCTTAAATTAACAACTTCCTTCAAAACAATATACCTGAGCAGCATGAGAATCTAACATGGGCTGGAATTGGCTCGAACATTGGATGGCAACCCGTCAGCAAGAGAATTGCTTAACAGAAATAACTAAGCAATATGAGCCACTTAACAGAAACCAAAAATCAGCTACAAGGAAGAGGCTGTTATTTGTTGTAGCCGGAGAAGAGGAAAGTTGTGGGTCAAACGAAGTATCTATACAACTTGATAATATTTCTGTCTCAGCATTCtcaaaagaaaaggaagattACACAAAGCCCCTGCAGGATAGGCTAAAGCCAACAAGTGTTTCAAGATGCAAAACTTTGCCAAGCTACCACTATTCAAAGGAGACTGTTAATCTAGATGCTCAAACAAATAATCCAAAGGACAAGGTTAAGGTAGATTCTCAAATAAATATATAATGCTAACTAGAAAAGTGCAGTAATTTCTGTCTGAAACAAATAATTTTCTGTTCAAGTTTCTCATGATGGAATGGACAGTACCATATCAGCATTCAGCAGCATTAACAGAACTATGTCATCTGATACAGGTCTTGAAAAAGTATTCTGCTGGGGAGGATGAAATGGACAAAAAACATAACAAGCTAAACCAGTCTTCGGAATTAAAAGAGAGAAGCAGAATGTAAAGATGCTGCCACTAAAGCATCGCCAGAGCTCTGAGATTGCACATAACTACTCCAAGTATTTTAGTAGCAGAATATGCGTCTAAGATTGGATTTGCATAATAGTGTTGTGGCTTCTTACTATATGTAACTCGAGGTTGACTTGGTGTAATAGGGTTGTGCCTTTCTAGAATATGTGTAGTATTTTGTTATCTGCCTACATGTGCAGGTTATAACTTTCAAGGGAAAATAGGTTAAGAGTGCTACATTGGATGTTTTATTTTAGCACTGGATAGAGAATTGAGATGTGTTAATCAAGCATGTCACACCAGTGTAGAATCTTAATAGAGTAGCTGTATACCAAAAGGCCTTATATCAGGAAGAAACTACAAACTGTCAAAAAAGACTCAGAATATTTCTTATAAAGTAAAATTTGGCAAGATTATAACACATTAACAATTGCAAAATAAGTCTCAAAGATTGCAatccaaaaaattaaattcacTCACTATGGCTACCTACCAATGTTTCGGTATAGACATAAAATACCTAGCAACTCAACATAAAAAAGTATAACTTATTTAATAAAACTTCCTCACGGAGAGCATTTTTTGGGCTTCTCATTATCGACATCATCATCCACGAACCTTTTCCAGAATGCATGTGACTTCCAAACCATTGCCATATCTTCGATAGGAATACCTTTAGTCTCAGGCAACAAGTAGTGCACGAAAACGATCATTACTACGACGAAGAATGCAAAGAACACGAAAAGGCCAAATTTCATCCGACAGAGCATCATCAAAAAGAGTTGAGCAATAACAAATGTGAAAAACATGTTCACTGAAACTGTGATACTTTGTGCAGCCGATCGAATTTCGAGTGGAAAAATCTCACTTTGTACTAACCAGCCTAGAGGGCCCCAAGACCAGGCAAATCCAGCCACATATATGCATATGAAAGCCACAATAGCAATAGCATACCCCTTGGATAAATTATCACTGTCGCCGGATGTTCCAAATTCTTTTCCAATAAGAATTGCAACAATAATCTGTCAAAAAAATTACATGCACAACAAAGTAAGAGGTTGCATCTCAAAATACATAGGGCTAAGTCCATGACATATAAAAAATAGCATCGTTTATTGAATTGAATATGTATACCTGACATATAATCATCTGAATACCTCCTTCATAGAAAAGAGCTTTCCGGCCGAACTTATCAACAGCATATATAGCCACAAAAGTTGCAATCACGTTTACTAAACCAGTGATCACAGCAGATGTAAGAGAGGCGCTACTCCCAAAACCAATAGTTCTAAACAGAACCGGGGCATAGAACATGATAACATTAATGCCAGTAATCTGCTGAAAGAATGGAATAAGTATAGCCATTACAAGCTGTGGCCTATACTTTCGTTGCAAGAGGTTTCTCCAAGGATGCTCCACTTTCTTAGATGCTTCACTCGCTGCAACAAGATCTTCAAACTCCTCATCAACATTATCGACACCACGAATTTTCAGTAATTCTGCTTTAGCCTGATCTTGCTTCCCCATTTCAATCAATGAGTTAGGAGTTTCAGGGAGAAATAATGATCCAACAATCATGAACAGAGCAGGAACAATCGCTCCTCCTAAACTCAAACGCCATCCCCAACCTCCTTCAATCTGTGCAAACCAATAGTTCACAAGATTTGCTATGAGGATACCTAGAGTGATTGATAATTGAAAGCAAAAATTGAGGGCTCCTCTGTACTTGGACGGTGCCATTTCGGAGAGGTAGAGTGGCACTGCCTGTAGTTACAAAACAACATAATAACATTATAAAAAACTTGAATAATTAACATGACTGATGTAAAGCAAATAGCAGAGAACAAGACAAACAAACAATGTTATACCAGACTTGTTAATAACTATAATGTACACTGATTAACAATACTCAGGATTTCGATAAATCATTCACACAAATACTAATACACATCAACACCTCAAAACTTGTAGCAAACTTGTTAGCAGAATAATGACAGCAAATGTAAAAGCAACAGCCGCTATGAACGGCTTGTACTAGACTTATAACAAATTATCGATTTAAGTAGTAATTCAATAGATAAACTAACAAGTTAATCAATACAAAATCAGAGACaagaataatatatatttatcaGTTGAATATAAAGATTCAGAGAGTGGTCGGGTGAAGCGTGTGTCCTTAGGAAAAGCGGGTACCTGATTTCCAAATCCAATACCGAAACCAAGTAAAATCCTGCCAACAATGAGCATGGCAATATTCTGAGCAAGACCATTAATGAGAGCACCTGCACAGAACAGAGCACCACCCACAAGCATAGACAGCTTTCGACCTAGCCTTCGTGTGACCCAAGAAGCCGCAAAAAGAGAAGAAAACAAAGCTGCTACGTACAATGATGAAGTGAACGTCGTCAGTATCTGACTATCAAATTTGCAATACTGATTGGTGGAATCGTCAGCCTTCTGTTTTTGATATACGGATGGAAAGAACTGTTCCAAGAACGAATCCATTGACGTCACCCCGCCTAAAGAGTGGAACAAAAAGAAGATATGATGAGCAGTTGAACATGCGCCAAAAATATAAACATAGCAAAGTATTTGACAAATTTAATTGTGGATTTATCATGTATATTACCAGATACACCAAGATCATAACCGAAGATCATGCCGCCCATAGCAGCAACAATGCATGCTACCACAACACGTGTGGTGAGCTTTCCCGGATAAACTTTCCCGTTGCTAGAGCTTACAGCACCACCGCCAGCCATGTTCACCGTAATGTATATATGTAGACTGAAATTTTTCCTTTTCTTTATATTTATTAAAGCTGAAAATCAAAGTTAGATTTAAGATTTTAGATGAGTTCGTTAAACATTCGTGATAGCAGAGAGTGTATAAGAGTATGAATGAATATTAGATGTTGACATGGGTATTATATATAGAGATTTTTTTATGTTAGATCTTCTATTCCTATTCCCTGTGGAACATTGTTTGTGTATTAACGGTAGAAGTCAAATTCAGTATATTTATTTAGGATAATAATATTTATCTTATGTCCTATCTGGAGGAGGAGATGCTTGTTGTCTGTATGTCTTCTTTTTCTATTCGGAGTATAAGTTGATTACAATTGTAATCAATTGCCTATTGCCCAGTAGTAGTACTACTATGTACCGTTTATTAGTTTGATTATTATTACTATCTTTTGGCATTTGAAGTTTAACTTATAATACAAGCGAAAAAACGCTTGATGCTCTAGAGTCCCGGAGTCTCCACCAGTAAGCCTTCTAGCTGTTTCTTGGTTCTTTTGGCGAGCAAGCTCTGCTTGATGCTGCCTCCGAAGCTCCTCCTTTGTGCTTTCTTGATTTAAAGACCTTAGTGAGGTCTTAAAGGAATTAGGGTCGGCACCATTTGCTTCCGATTTAGCCTTCAGCCGTtccttctcttcttcttcattcCTTGGCTGCTTTAGAGCTCATACAAGTCAAAAACTTCAGGACCACTTTCACCAATAACTACGGTTTtataaagaaaacatttattctAATTTGTTTTGCGCAACGGTTTCCAAGCACCATTATCAAACAACGATTTATAAAATTCTTAAAGTTTTGTTGTAATCCTCCTTAAACAACAGTTTCTTTATTGAAGTATTGTGTGAACGGTTGTTCAACAATACTTTCACCAAAAATCTTTATCCCAAATTATCATACCTAATAGTTTGTTTATAAATTATATCAATTactaatttataaataaaatgatGTTATAATCCTATTATAGTTTCACAACTGAAATTATAATTTCatattcaaattttttaataaaatttacaACTATAACTACAACTCTATTTGAACAATTCTTTGACAAAGTAAGATTACAATCCCAAACTCTCATTTTTCCCTTTAATCTTCAAACTTGACACGGTCGCTCCAAACAATGGCGGACGCAGAACAAAAAATTAGGGGTGTCCGGAAAAAAAATTACGGAATTTTTTTTGCATATTTTTTTCTATAAATATGAAgacaaaaatgttttaaaaaacaCTATGTTTATCATTggattacatgaacaaaataaaaaagaaaaaatttaGTTGAATTTTTAAGTTTAATTGTGTGTATATTATTTTAATCAACCATTCAAAATCTTAAAGAGATAAATTGTAATTTTTTACATACACAAGAATGAGTGACAATGAGTGACAACTTCACAAAAGAGAGGAATGGAACCCTCGTGCTAGGTTCTAAAGACAACAACTCCGACAGCTGAGCTACAATTAGAAATCGATAATGATACATACTACTAGCTATTTATCCAAATTTCAGGGGGGCACGGACCCCAGATCCGCCTCTGGCTCCAAATATAGGTTTTGAGGATCCCAACCTAAATATTCATAAATGAACAAtgagaatatttatttatttagctTATACAGATCCTAATATTTAGGTTAATCATAAAGGGGCTTTGGTCCACAACCCTGAGTGATTGTAGTAACCACCTTCCGCATTGAAACATTGCGGCAGATActgccgcaatgtttcattgcaaAGGCTGCAATGAAATATTGCTGCAGATGTTGCCGCATTGTTTTAATGCAACAATACCCCCGCGTTGTTTCATTGCAACAACGCAATGAAACAATGAAGCAGTTATTTAATTTCTTAAAtaacaaaaaattatattttaatgattTAATTTGTTTCCGATAATAACGGAGTTAAAAAGTATATAACTAATTTGAACAACAACTTGTTTCTATATTTACTAATTTTATTACTACTTCCCATTTATATTATCAATTGTATAATGAGTTaagaatttaaaatttaattagatatataatcggaaaaataattaaaatattagttcTAATGAAAAAAAAAACGCAGATGATAACTGAAATATTCAATATTATGATTGTTTATTGATCTAAAGGTGTCGTCTTCCGAAGACGACACTTTTCGATCAATAAACAATCATACTTGTTTGCCTTAAACTTTTTCGAGTGAATTCTAATTAaactattttaatttaaattttaaatatttcaaatttatgTATAATAACACATTTGTACTGTATAATGAAGTT
Encoded here:
- the LOC141667654 gene encoding sugar carrier protein C-like, coding for MAGGGAVSSSNGKVYPGKLTTRVVVACIVAAMGGMIFGYDLGVSGGVTSMDSFLEQFFPSVYQKQKADDSTNQYCKFDSQILTTFTSSLYVAALFSSLFAASWVTRRLGRKLSMLVGGALFCAGALINGLAQNIAMLIVGRILLGFGIGFGNQAVPLYLSEMAPSKYRGALNFCFQLSITLGILIANLVNYWFAQIEGGWGWRLSLGGAIVPALFMIVGSLFLPETPNSLIEMGKQDQAKAELLKIRGVDNVDEEFEDLVAASEASKKVEHPWRNLLQRKYRPQLVMAILIPFFQQITGINVIMFYAPVLFRTIGFGSSASLTSAVITGLVNVIATFVAIYAVDKFGRKALFYEGGIQMIICQIIVAILIGKEFGTSGDSDNLSKGYAIAIVAFICIYVAGFAWSWGPLGWLVQSEIFPLEIRSAAQSITVSVNMFFTFVIAQLFLMMLCRMKFGLFVFFAFFVVVMIVFVHYLLPETKGIPIEDMAMVWKSHAFWKRFVDDDVDNEKPKKCSP